The nucleotide window TCTACCCTTTCAAATTTGGATATTACCATTTGAGCTATTCTCATTTGGTTTTTCACCACGAATGGCTTATCACCCAAGTTTATTATTATCACCATTACTTCGCCTCTATAATCTGGATCAATTGTTCCGGGGGTATTTAGGACTGTTATGCCATATTTTACCGCGAGTCCGCTTCGGGGTCTTATTTGTGCTTCATATCCATCTGGTAATTCTATGCTTATACCTGTGGGAATTAGCTTTATTTCTCTAGGATTGATGACAATATCTTCTTCTGTGCAAGCATAAAGATCTAGTCCAGCTGAGTGTGTAGTTTGATACTTCGGTAGAGTAGCGTTCTTCTTGAGCAGTTTTACCTTCAGTTCAAGCATAGGAAAAATGTTAATTACCGCAAACTTGCTCTTTCAAGAAAATTAGAGAAGTTCTAGTGGATTTCAAGATTTAACGATTGAATACAGTCTTTCTTTTATTTCTCTCACACTTCTTGCTGGG belongs to Brevinematia bacterium and includes:
- the dut gene encoding dUTP diphosphatase — translated: MLELKVKLLKKNATLPKYQTTHSAGLDLYACTEEDIVINPREIKLIPTGISIELPDGYEAQIRPRSGLAVKYGITVLNTPGTIDPDYRGEVMVIIINLGDKPFVVKNQMRIAQMVISKFERVDIKVVEELSPTTRGDGGFGSTGLTENDKQNNH